The genomic stretch CGACACGAGGCCGATCGCCATCCCGGTCAGTGCCCGGATCGCCTGGATCACAGGGGCCTGACCCGGCTGCCGTCGAGCGACGCGTACCAGCCGTGGTCGCGCTCGCGCACGTTCTCGAAGAAGATCGTCCACTGGGTCGGGAGGTCCACCCGGGGCGGCGGCGGCGAGATCACCGCGTAGTCGATCCGCGCGGGGGAGATCCCGGCCTTCGCCCGGATGCGCTGCAGCGCGCGGTAGAGCCCGTCGGGCGGGACGGCCGAGACCCGGACGCTGCCCGACGACCCCGGCCCCGGCGAATCCGAGGTCGTCGCGCGCAGCGCGGCGTCGATGTCCACGGCGCGCGTGCCGCCGTCGCGGCGCAGCGTCGCGTCGATGCGGTCGGGGGCGACGCGGATCGTGGTGATGCGCGTGCCGTGGCCGGCCAGGATCGCCTTCGCCTTGGCGAAGTTCGCCGGACGGATCAGCGAGCGGCCGGCCACGCCCTCGGCGAACGGCAGCTCGCCCGGGTGCGTGACCGCCAGCCCCTGGAGGTCGGCGGTCCACGTGCGGTCGGCGATGCGCACGTCCTCGAGGCCGACCGACCAGCTCGGCGGGTTGCCGGACGACAGCGACAGGTACGACAGGTTCTCGTCGGTCGCGTCCGCCTGGCGCAGGGTCTGGCGCACGATCCGCTCGACGGCGCTCGGGTTGACGACCTCGAGGCTGAACGCGTCGGTCGACGTGTTGGTGCCGGCGTCGCGCGTCTCGACGCCGAACGTCACGCCGGCGCTCAGGATCCGGGCGCGGCCGCGCTCGTCGCGCACGTAGACGATGAGCTCGTCAGGCTCGAGCCGCAGCAGCGTGACCTCCTCGGTCGGCCGCAGCCGCCGCTGGACCGCGCGCAGCGCCCGGCGCAGGTTCGGTGCGCGGATCAGCGAGCGCTCGGCCAGCGCGTGGCCGTCGACCTCGCGCACCACGACGTCGGGCGAGTCCAGGGAGTCGCGCTCGGAGCTCCAGAGCATGAGGCCGAGGCCGGCGAGCGCGAGGATCGTGAAGACCGGCGCGATCCACCCGCCGCGCCGTCGGCGGCGCGGGCGCGGCGCCCCGGGCGGGCGCCGTGGGTCGCTCCGGGCCGGCGCGGGCGGCTCGTCCTCGGACAGGGCGAGCGGCTGGTCCTCGGGCAGCGCGAGCGCGGCGTCGACGCGCTCCGGCGCGCCCGCCGTGGAAGCGGCCTCGCCGATCGGGTTGCCGAACGCGTCGTATTCAGGAGCCGCCATGTGGCGGTGATCCTCTCCGACGGCGATCGCTCCGGACAAGCCGGAATCGGCCGCCTGCCACACTGGTCGCATGCCTTTCGCCGGACCCGCGCCGCTCTCCGTCCTCGACCTCGCGCCCGTCTCGACCGGCTCCACGCCGGCCGACGCGCTGCGCAACTCGCTCGACCTCGCCCAGCACGCCGAGCGCCTCGGCTACCGCCGCCACTGGGTCGCCGAGCACCACAACATGCCCGGCATCGCCAGCTCGGCGCCCGCCGTGCTCATCGCGCACCTGGCGAGCGTCACGTCGACCATCCACGTCGGCTCGGGCGGCGTGATGCTGCCCAACCACCAGCCGCTCGTCATCGCCGAGCAGTTCGGCATGCTCGAGGCGCTGCACCCGGGCCGCATCGACCTCGGCATCGGGCGGGCGCCCGGGACCGATCAGATCACCGCGTACGCGCTGCGGCGCAACCTCGACCCGGCGTCCGAGGACCTGCCGACCCAGCTGCGCGAGCTGCGCGCGTTCTTCGCCGGCAGCATCCCGCGCATCCGCGCGACGCCCGGCGAGGGCTACGAGCCCGAGCTGTGGCTGCTGGGCTCCAGCGACTTCAGCGCCCGCCTGGCCGGCGAGCTCGGCCTGCCGTTCTCGTTCGCGCACCACTTCATGCCGCAGAACACGCTCGCCGCGCTCGACGTCTACCGCCGCAGCTTCCAGCCGTCGCCGGCGCTCGAGGCGCCCCACGCGATGATCGGCGTGCAGGCGATCTGCGCCGACACCGACGAGCAGGCGCGCTGGATCGCGACGCCGGGCGGACTGTCGTTCCTGCGCCTGCGCAGCGGCCGCCCGGGGACGTTCCCGTCCCCCGAGGAGGCCGCCGCCCAGAACCACACGCCGGCCGAGCAGGCGTTCATCGACCGATGGCTGGCCGGCCACGTCATCGGCTCGCCGCAGACCGTCCGCGACGGGCTGCTCGAGCTGCAGGCGCGCACGGGCGCCGACGAGATGATGCTCACGACGATGGTCCACGACCACGCCGATCGCATCCGCTCGTACGAGCTCGTGGCCGGCGTGCTCGCCGCCGCGCCCGCGTCGCAGGCCGCCTGACCACCGGCCGTCGCGCGCCGGTCACCGGATCTCCACCGGCGTGCCGACCGTGACGAAGCGGCCGAGGCGCGCGATGTCGCGGTTCGTCAGCCGCACGCAGCCGTGCGTCACGCGGCCTCCGATGAGGCCGGGCTCGTTCGTGCCATGGATGCCGACCTGGCCGCCGCCGGGCCAGTCGGTGCCGGTCTCCGAGTAGGCAGCCAGCCCGAGGGCGAGCACCCCGTAGGCGCCGGTGGTGAGCTGCGGGACGAGGATCTCGCGCACGTAGGTGCGCCCCACCGGCGTCGGCGTGCGCGCCCGGCCGACCGCCACCGGCGCGCGCAGGACGACGCGGCCGGCCCGCGCGAGGATCGCCTGTCGGCGGCGAAGGTCGATGACGAGGCTCGTGTCGGTATAGGTCAGCGGCCCGAGCCGGGCGGTCGGGACCCAGCCCGTCGGGCTCCCGTCGCCGGGGAAGCGGACATACGACCAAGCCGTGATGCTCGGCGTGCGGGTGGGGCCGGCGGTGCCCGGCGTCCCCGGCGGCGCCGCCACCTCCGGCGCGCCGGTCACGGTCCGGCGAAACGCCGCCCGGCCCAGCACGAGCACGCTCTCGGCGCTGCCGAGGTACGTCGACGCGCCGACGACGCCGGCGCGCGGCCCGGCCGCGGACGGCTCGGCGCGCACGACCGTGCGGCGCAGCACGATCGCCGACGCGGTGCGCTCGCGCTCATCGGAGAGCCGGTGGTACGTCAACCCCCGTGCCTGCGCCTGTACCTGCTCGGGCGGTGCGTCGGTGGCGGCGACCGCCGGGCTCGGGCAGGACACGAGCCCGGCGGATAGCACCGCCGCTCCCATGGAGAGCAGCTTGGCGAAGCCCAATGCCGGCAGGCCCTCTTCAGCGGATCTCCACCGGCGTGCCGATGCTCAGCCGCCGCCCCAGCCGGCGGATGTCGGCGTTGCGCAACCGGATGCAGCCGTTGGAGATGTGCCCCGGGATCAGCTCGGGCTCGTTGGTCCCGTGCACCCCGACCTGCCCGCCGCCCGGCCAGTCCGTCCGATAGCGCGAGTACACGCTCAGGCCGAACGCCAGGTCGCCGTAGATCGAGTTCTTCCTGCTCGGCACGAGCCGCTCGCGCACGTAGCCATGCCCGGCCGGCGTCGGCGACCCGGACGCCCCGACCCCGATCCGCGCCCGCACGAGCACCCGCCTGCCCCGGTACAGCGTCGCCTGCATCCGCCGCCGGTCGATGACCAGCCGCTCGTGCACGATCGACGTCGGCCCGAGCCAGTCGCTGTGCACCCAGCCGGTCCGGTTGCCCAGCCCCGGATAGCGCACGTACGACCAGTCCTTGTCCACGCCCCGCGTCCGGCCCAGCACGAGGACGCTGTCGGCGCTGCCGAGGTACGTCGACGCCCGCACGGTCCCCACGCGCCTGGAGTCGTCGGTCGGCTCCGCCCGCACGGCCATCCGGCGCAGCACGACGGCCGACCCCGTGTGCGCGCGCTCGTCCGACACGCGCGTGTAGGTCATGCCGAGGCTCTGCGCCTCGACGCGCGGCGACACCGAGGACGATGCCGCCGCGACGCCGACCGGCCCGCCGGCGGCGGTCGCCAGAGCGACCGCCGTCAGCGGAGCCGTCAGCCGGTGAAGGTGGGGCTGACGGCCGAGCACTTGCGCAGCACGTAGCTCCGGGTCGAGGTCCGGGCGTTGCGCCCGCCGGCCGTGACGACCAGCCGGTGGCGCCCGGCGTCCAGCTTGGCGACCGGCACGCTGACGGTGAAGCTCCGCTTCGTCGAGCGGGCGATCACCTTGCCGTCGAGCCGGACCCGCACGCGGAAGCCGGACCGCATGCCGCGCACGCTCGCCCGCACCGTGACCGTGGACGCGGACACGCAGCCGCGCGACGGGGTGCCCGAGAGCCGGGCGCTCAGCACGCGGATGCGCGGGGTCGTGGACGGAACCGTCGTGGGGGTCGTCGTGGTGGACGGCGCCGTCACGGGCACCGGCTCCGGGGCCGGCGCCGGCGTGGGAGCCGGGGTCGGCGCCGGCGTGGTCCCGCCACCGCCGCCACCGCCACCGCCGCCACCGCCGCCCTCGCCCCACGTCTTCGTCGCGGAGCCGGTGACGAGCCCGACGGCGCCGGTGATCGAGTCGACGCCCTTGTTCTTGCCCTGGTAGCACATGACGGCCTGGCCGGTCGCGTTCGCGGTGACCGAGCTCGTCTGCGGGTTGACCCCGGTCACCGTGAAGTCCACGCGGACCCCGCCGACCCGGGCGCCGTTCTGGTCGGTGACCGTCGCGGTGACGCAGCCCTGGCTGTCGACCGGCAGCGTCTCCGCCGGCGGCGACAGCGTGACCGCCACGACCCGTGCGACCGGCGCGAGCGAGAGTCCGCCCGCGTAGCCGTAGGAGTCGAACGACGCGAACCCGTACACGAACACGCCGAACGGACTGCCCGTGCCGGTCACCGTGTGGCTGCCGATCGCGATGTCGACCTGGGCGCCCTGGAACCCGGTGGTGCCGATGGGCGTGAAGTCGGCGGCGGGCACGACCGTGCCGTCGACCTTGATCGAGCCGATCTCGGCGTCGGGCGCCACGATGTTCAGGAAGTTGTTCGGGAAGCCCGTGGCCGGCGTGCTGATCGTGTAGCCGGTCTGGTACTGCTCGAACGGCGGGACCATCATCATGAACGGATCCGACGTGACCCCGTCGAACGACGAGCTGTTGGAGAACTGGGCCACGTAGATCGGCTTGTTCGACGTGATCGTCGAGTTGCCCGCGATGATCTGCTGGATGGACTCTCCGGCGTTGATGGTGCCGACCGGGGTGCCGTTGACGCTTACCGTCGTCCCGTCCTCCGCGGCGAGGAACTTGAACGTGTCACCGTTGAGACGGGTCTTCAGCGGCACCGTGAGGAACGACGTCCCCCACGCCTGGTTGGGCGAGAGCTGCTCGACGACGTGGTCGCACGCGGTGAAGCCGTTGTTCGGGATGTTCGCGCACTGGTGGCCGGCGAAGACGGCGATGTGCTTCGCCGACTGCAGGGTCGTGCCGCTCAGGTCCTCGTTGGCGACGCCCGCCTGCACCTGGTACATCTCGCCGGCGTCCAGCGTGACGTCGTAGGGCGTTCCGGCGGCGTGGCCGCCCGCCGTGAGGACCGTCGGCGTGATCGTGACGGTCGTGTTGTCCGCGGTCGCGACGAAGCCGAACTCGCCGACCCCGCCGAGACCCGTCGGCCAAGCGGTGACGGTGTACGTGCCGTCCATCACGTCCGTCGGAAGGCCGAGGAACGCGTCCGTCGAGAACTGGATGCGGCTGAGGCCGTAGACCGCGACCTCGTCGGCCGCCGTGACGTGGACGGCCACGGCGGCCGTCCCCTCGCCCGTCGGCATCTCGGCCGCGGCGGGCAGCACGACGCTCGTGACCGTTCCCGGGGTGACCGTGAAGTTCTGGGAGAACGCCAGCCCGTCGACGGTCACCGTGCCGTTGGTCGCCGTGTCACCGGTGATGAACAGCGTCTTCTCGGCGTTGCCCTGGAAGTTCGTGATGAAGCCGAGGTGGAAGTCGGTGCCGAAGTTGTCCGGCGCCGCGACCGCCGGCGCCGCGGTGGCGGCCAACGCCGCCACCGCCGCGCACAGCGCGAGCAGACCCCTCGGGGCCCGTGCGCGTCCCGCGAACCGCCTCGGCCGTCCCTGAACGGGCCCTGAGGGTGTCATCTGCGCTCCTTGGATGTATCCGTTGTCGACCGACTCAGCCGGTGAACGTGGGGCTCACGGCCGAGCACTTGCGCAGCACGTAGCTCCGGGTGGAGCTGCGCGCGTTGCGCCCCGTCGCCCGCACCACCAGGCGGTGACGTCCCGCGTCGAGTGAGGCCACCGGCACCTTCACCGTGAAGGACCGCTTGGTGGAGCTCGCGATCACCTTGCCGTCGAGCCTGACCCGCACCCGGATCCCCGATCGCCTGCCGCTGACGCTCGCCTTCACCGCGATTGTGGAGGACGAGACGCAGCCGCGCGACGGGGCGCCGGAGAGCCGGGCGCTCAGCACGGCGATCCGGGTCGGCGTCCGCGACGGAACCGTCGTCGTGGTCGTCGTGGTCACCGGCGGCGCGGGCGACTCCGCCACGGGCGCAGGCGGCGCGGGCGCCGCGGTGGTGGTGGTCGTCGTCGTCGTCGAGGACGGCGTGGCCGGCGGCGGCGGCGGGGCGCTGGGCGGCGGCGCCTGGCACTCCGGGTTGTTCGCGTTGGCCGGGTCGTCGCAGTTGACCGTCGTGGCCCGCGCGCGCGCCGTGATCTGGATCACCGCGAGGAACACGTTGTCGTCGTCGGACGGGTTGGCCGTGTCGATCTTCAGCTGCGTGTCGCCCTGGTGAAGCAGCGGGACGAGGTTGTAGAGCTCGTCGTCCTCGCCGGTCGTGCTGCTGTTCGGGTCGACCGGGTTGTCGATGCTGTCACCGACGCCGCCGACCGTGATCAGCGCGCCGTTTCCGGCCGCCCCGTCGTCGAAGTTGCCGGCGCAGCTCGTGAGCCGCTGGGCGTTGATGTCGATGGTCGAGAACTGGCCGCCACCGCAGATGTGGCCCGGCTGCCCGCCCTGGAAGCTGAAGCCGCTGCCGATGGCCATCGTCGAGGCGAAGCCCGGAGCCGTCGTGTCCAGTGGGTTGGCGAACAGGAACGTCACCGTGTCGCCCGCCTGGGCGGCGCCGCCGTCGAGCGCGGCGATCGTCACCTCAGGCAGGCTCGGGGCCGAGTAGATCACGAGCAGCCCCACGCCCTCGAGGCCCGGGGGGTCGTTGCCGATGACGAAGTCCGTGATGCCGCCGGCGGTCCCGACCTTCGCCGCGACCTGCGCGGTGACGGTCGCCCGCGCCGCGTTCAGCGAACAGCAGCCGGGCGACACGTCGGGCAGCCCGGCGAGGACCACGTTCGTGCCGTCGAAGTCGATCGTGGCGTTGGTCGCCGGGTCGAACGCCGTCGTTCCGGAGTACGTGCCGTAGAGATAGGCCTGGACGACGGTCGCGCCGGCCGGCACCTCGGCCTGGATCGTGCCGCCGGGCTCGAACTGGCCGAGACCGTCGGTCGAGAATCCGCCGTGGCCGCTGAACGTCGCGAGATCAGTGGGCGATGGCTTGAGCAGGGCGAGGCTGGCGTTCGCCGCCCCCGCGTCGATGGCGATGATCGCCAATGCCGCCGCGACCACAGCCGCGACCCTTCCCACCACGCGGCGAGCGCGCAGCACCCGCCGACCCACCATGGGGCCTCCGGCCCCGGTGAACATCATGTGCACTCATCCTCCTGCCAGAGATGGAGTGGGTTGTATGTGGACTGCCGTGTCCACCGCGGGAAGGTGGAGCGCCACACCATAGACCGGGTTACCGGAAAAGTGGAAAAAATTGCACAAGCCCTTTCAGGCAATCCGCCGGCCCTTGAGCAAAAAACCGTTGCGTCGGTTTCTCTGGCGTTTTCCTGAAATCCGGCCGCAGGTGTTCAGTACGGCAACCGCAGGTTTTGCGGACGGCACCCCTGGGGCCGGCCGGCCCGCCCCTATGCTCGGCGGCATGTGCGGCATCGGCGGCATCGTCGGCTCGCCCGCGCCGGAGCCCGGCGTGCTCGAGCGCATGGCCGAGGCGATGGCCCGCCGCGGCCCCGACGGGCAGGGCACCTGGGCGGCCGGCGGCTGCGGCCTGGCCTTCCGCCGGCTGGCGATCATCGACCTCGCCGACCGGGCGATGCAGCCGATGAGCCTCGGCCCGCTGCGGCTCGTCTTCAACGGCGAGGTCTACGACTACCGCGAGCGCCGGGCCGAGCTCGAGGCGCTCGGCCACGCCTTCGTCACCGAGTCCGACACCGAGGTCCTGCTGCACGCGTGGATGGAGTGGGGCGAGGGCGCCCTGGACCGCATCAACGCGATGTTCGCGTTCGGCGTGTACGACGAGCGCGACCGCTCCCTGACGCTGGCCGCCGACCCGTTCGGCGAGAAGCCGCTGCTGTACGTGCACGACGACGACCGCCTCGTCTTCGCCTCCGACGTGCAGGCGCTGCAGGAGGCCGTGCCCGGCTGCGGCGCGCCCGATCGCGCCGCGATGGCCGCGTTCGTCTCGCACGGCACGATGCCGCCGGTCGACCGCACCTTCTTCGCGCGCATCCGCCGGCTGCCCGGCGGCCACGTGCTGCGCTGGCGCGACGGCGACCTGTCGATCCGCCGCTACTGGGCCCCGCAGCCGGTCCCGGTGCCGGATGCCTATCCGGACGCGGTGGCCGAGCTGCGCGAGCTGCTGCTCGACTCGATCCGGCTGCGTCTGCGCTCCGACGTGCCGGTCGGCACGTCGCTGAGCGGCGGGGTCGACTCGAGCGCGATCGTCACGCTCTCCGCGTTCCTGGCCGGCGACCACCGCCGCCACGCCTTCACCGCCCGCTTCCCCGGCTACGAGCGCGACGAGTGGCGCTACGCCGAGGCCGTCGCGCGGGCGGCCGGCGTCGTCGAGCACCACGCGGCCGAGCCGACGCTCGAGACGCTCGCGGGCGACCTGCGGGCGTTCGTCGGCGCCCAGCAGGAGCCGGTGCTCAAGCTCAACCAGTACGCGCAGTGGGCGGTGTTCGCGGCGGCGCGCGAGGCCGGCGTGACCGTCCTGCTCGACGGCCAGGGCGCCGACGAGCTGCTGGCCGGCTACATCCTGACGCGGGGCTTCGCGCTGCGGTCGCTGGGACCGCGCGCGATGGCGCGCGCCTACGCCCGCGACCCGGCGACGCGGCTGCCGCTGCGCCTCGCGCTCGCCCGGGACCTCATGCCGCAGGCCGTCGCGACCCGGATGCGCGCCCGGCACGCCTCGCCCTACGCGACCGCGGCGGCCGCCGCCCGCGGGGCCGCCGCGGCGCCCGAGGAGCCGGACTGGCCGCGCACGCGCGACCCGCTGCGCGACCAGCTCCTGCGCGAGGCGTTCTTCATCAGCCTCCCCCACCTGCTGCGCTACGGCGACCGCAACTCGATGGCCCACAGCCGCGAGGTCCGCCTGCCGTTCCTCGACCGGCGCGTCGCCGAGCTCGCGCTGTCGCTGCCGCCCGGCTTCCTGCTCGACGACGGCGTCACGAAGCGGGTGCTGCGCGACGCGGTGCGCGACCTCGTGCCGGCCGAGGTGCTCGCCCGGCGCGACAAGGTGGGCTTCGAGCCGCCGCAGGCGCAGTGGCTGGGCTCCGAGACGGGCCTCGCCTGGGCCGCCGAGGTGCTGCTGGACCCGGCCGCACGCGAGAGCGGGATCGTCGACGCCGGGGCGGTCGAGGCGGACCTGCGGGCGGGGGCCTGGCGGGACCCCGACGCGCTGTGGCGGGCGATGAACGTCGAGCTCTGGCGCGACGCGTTCGACCCGGCGCGGCGCAACTCGGCCGTCGGGGCCGCGTCCTAGCCTCCGACGAACTCATGGCCGACGTCGCCGTTCCCTTGCGCGAATCCCGTGCGCGCCGCGTGCCGGCGGTGCTCGCACGCGTGCGCTGGCCGCTCGTGGGCATCGTCGTCCTCGGCGCGCTGTGGACGATCTGGTTCGTGCTGCAGTGCACGCAGTACTTCATCCAGCCCGACGAGCTCGAGTACGTCAAGCAGTCGCGCCTGATCGCCGAGGAGCTGCACCCGCTGCTGCCGGGCGACCGGTACTTCAACTCGTGGTCGCAACTGCAGCCGTTGCTGCTCGCGCCGGTGTGGGCGATCCGCGACACGAACCTCGCCCACCAGATCATGGGCGTCGTCAACGCGCTGATCATGGCGTCGGCCGCGATCCCCGCGTACCTCCTCACCCGGCGCGTCGTCGCCGAACGCTGGGCCGCCTACCTCGTCGCGCTGCTGACGGTCGGCATCCCGTGGATCGCCGCCGCCGCGACGATGATGACCGAGGTCGCCGCGTACCCGGCGTGGCTGTGGGCGGCGTTCGCCGTCCACCACGCGATCGCGCGGCCGTCGCCGAAGGCCGACGTGCTCGGCCTCGCCGGCGTGGCGCTGGCCTTCTCGGCGCGGCCGCAGCTCGCCGTGCTCGGCCCGGCGCTGATCGCCGGCGTGGTCCTGCAGGAGCTGCGCTACGCCGGGACGGGCGGCGATCCGCTCGAGCCGCGCCGCGCCCGGATCGGCCGGGCGCTGAAGCGCTCCGCGTCCCAGCACCGCGTGCTCCTGGCGCTGCTGGTCCCGGCGCTCGTCGTCTACGCGGTCGTCCGGCCGAACCTCTTCGGCGGCTACTCGAAGGTCGGCGTGACGAGCAGCGCGCTGAGCGTTCCCGGCCTGTGGGACTTCAGCCGCGAGCTTCTCGCGTACGTGGCCGTCGGCGTCGGGGTGCTGCCGCTGGCGATGGCGTTCGCGTGGGTGCTGCTGACGCTGTGGCGCCCGGCCGGGCGCGACCAGCACGCGTACGCGCTCGTCCTCGTCATCGCGGGCGCGCTGCTGACCGTCGCCGTCGGCTCGTTCACCGCCCGCTACACGCCGCAGGGCATCAACAGCCGCTACCTCTACTACCTGGCGCCGCTGCTGTTCATCGCGATGGCCGCGCTCGTCTGCGAGCGCCGCGCCGCCGCGCTGCCGCTCGGCCTGGGCGCGCTCTTCGCGGGTTGGATCGTCTACGGCGCCAAGCTGACGCAGACCGGGCCGTCGCTCGTGGCGCCCGACCAGACGTTCCATCTCGTGCTGTCGGGGCGGACGTACCAGCTCGGCAACGCGATCGGCCTCCCGCACGTGAGCCTGGCGCACATGGTCGCCGTCGCCGGCGTCGTGCTCGTCGTCGCGCTGGCGATGGCGCGGCGGACGCACGCCGCCCGGGCCGCGAGCCTGGCCGCCGTCGGGCTGGTCGTCGCGTTCTGCCTCGTCGAGACCGGCTATTCGCTGCGCAAGATCGCCGATACGCAGAAGGGCGTCAGCGCCGAGTTCATCGACGGTCGGCACTGGATCGACGCGGTCGTCCCCGACGGGCAGCGCGCCCAGCTCATCCTCTCGACGATGGGCGACCCCGCCTCCGCGTACGGCGTCTGGTGGGACACGTCGTTCTGGAACTCGTCGGTCGACCGCTCGATGCAGCTGCCGACCACGCCGGACCTCCAGCAGCCGTTCCCGGAGTCCTTCCAGATCCTCCCGGACGGGTCGTTCGCGGG from Capillimicrobium parvum encodes the following:
- a CDS encoding glycosyltransferase family 39 protein, which gives rise to MADVAVPLRESRARRVPAVLARVRWPLVGIVVLGALWTIWFVLQCTQYFIQPDELEYVKQSRLIAEELHPLLPGDRYFNSWSQLQPLLLAPVWAIRDTNLAHQIMGVVNALIMASAAIPAYLLTRRVVAERWAAYLVALLTVGIPWIAAAATMMTEVAAYPAWLWAAFAVHHAIARPSPKADVLGLAGVALAFSARPQLAVLGPALIAGVVLQELRYAGTGGDPLEPRRARIGRALKRSASQHRVLLALLVPALVVYAVVRPNLFGGYSKVGVTSSALSVPGLWDFSRELLAYVAVGVGVLPLAMAFAWVLLTLWRPAGRDQHAYALVLVIAGALLTVAVGSFTARYTPQGINSRYLYYLAPLLFIAMAALVCERRAAALPLGLGALFAGWIVYGAKLTQTGPSLVAPDQTFHLVLSGRTYQLGNAIGLPHVSLAHMVAVAGVVLVVALAMARRTHAARAASLAAVGLVVAFCLVETGYSLRKIADTQKGVSAEFIDGRHWIDAVVPDGQRAQLILSTMGDPASAYGVWWDTSFWNSSVDRSMQLPTTPDLQQPFPESFQILPDGSFAGYSFGLGPASVSGPGLGDGPWFVRATSDRSFGFRDAQVVAERFGVEVVRTPSPPRASWALYGTADDTGRILRGQPAATLAVYPASKDRTTLPVHIVLGTLPGSDRGQRYVVGDRRGRVPKGRTVEVDVDVPVGSGPYPAIKLRAPGRHDPQHPRGLQVLEVTPG
- a CDS encoding LLM class flavin-dependent oxidoreductase; translation: MPFAGPAPLSVLDLAPVSTGSTPADALRNSLDLAQHAERLGYRRHWVAEHHNMPGIASSAPAVLIAHLASVTSTIHVGSGGVMLPNHQPLVIAEQFGMLEALHPGRIDLGIGRAPGTDQITAYALRRNLDPASEDLPTQLRELRAFFAGSIPRIRATPGEGYEPELWLLGSSDFSARLAGELGLPFSFAHHFMPQNTLAALDVYRRSFQPSPALEAPHAMIGVQAICADTDEQARWIATPGGLSFLRLRSGRPGTFPSPEEAAAQNHTPAEQAFIDRWLAGHVIGSPQTVRDGLLELQARTGADEMMLTTMVHDHADRIRSYELVAGVLAAAPASQAA
- a CDS encoding L,D-transpeptidase → MGFAKLLSMGAAVLSAGLVSCPSPAVAATDAPPEQVQAQARGLTYHRLSDERERTASAIVLRRTVVRAEPSAAGPRAGVVGASTYLGSAESVLVLGRAAFRRTVTGAPEVAAPPGTPGTAGPTRTPSITAWSYVRFPGDGSPTGWVPTARLGPLTYTDTSLVIDLRRRQAILARAGRVVLRAPVAVGRARTPTPVGRTYVREILVPQLTTGAYGVLALGLAAYSETGTDWPGGGQVGIHGTNEPGLIGGRVTHGCVRLTNRDIARLGRFVTVGTPVEIR
- the asnB gene encoding asparagine synthase (glutamine-hydrolyzing) — translated: MCGIGGIVGSPAPEPGVLERMAEAMARRGPDGQGTWAAGGCGLAFRRLAIIDLADRAMQPMSLGPLRLVFNGEVYDYRERRAELEALGHAFVTESDTEVLLHAWMEWGEGALDRINAMFAFGVYDERDRSLTLAADPFGEKPLLYVHDDDRLVFASDVQALQEAVPGCGAPDRAAMAAFVSHGTMPPVDRTFFARIRRLPGGHVLRWRDGDLSIRRYWAPQPVPVPDAYPDAVAELRELLLDSIRLRLRSDVPVGTSLSGGVDSSAIVTLSAFLAGDHRRHAFTARFPGYERDEWRYAEAVARAAGVVEHHAAEPTLETLAGDLRAFVGAQQEPVLKLNQYAQWAVFAAAREAGVTVLLDGQGADELLAGYILTRGFALRSLGPRAMARAYARDPATRLPLRLALARDLMPQAVATRMRARHASPYATAAAAARGAAAAPEEPDWPRTRDPLRDQLLREAFFISLPHLLRYGDRNSMAHSREVRLPFLDRRVAELALSLPPGFLLDDGVTKRVLRDAVRDLVPAEVLARRDKVGFEPPQAQWLGSETGLAWAAEVLLDPAARESGIVDAGAVEADLRAGAWRDPDALWRAMNVELWRDAFDPARRNSAVGAAS
- a CDS encoding L,D-transpeptidase family protein, whose product is MLGRQPHLHRLTAPLTAVALATAAGGPVGVAAASSSVSPRVEAQSLGMTYTRVSDERAHTGSAVVLRRMAVRAEPTDDSRRVGTVRASTYLGSADSVLVLGRTRGVDKDWSYVRYPGLGNRTGWVHSDWLGPTSIVHERLVIDRRRMQATLYRGRRVLVRARIGVGASGSPTPAGHGYVRERLVPSRKNSIYGDLAFGLSVYSRYRTDWPGGGQVGVHGTNEPELIPGHISNGCIRLRNADIRRLGRRLSIGTPVEIR